In Clostridia bacterium, one genomic interval encodes:
- the murJ gene encoding murein biosynthesis integral membrane protein MurJ → MKGGGRVSSTGRKVAKAAGILMVAMIFSRILGYVRDMVIYAYFGQNNLTDAYNAAFSIPDFLYYLLVGGALSSAFIPVFAGYIATDEEEEGWRVASTIFNLVIIVMLGAIVLGLIFTPSLIRLLVPGFSSADIALTVKMTRIMFLQTFFMALNGISMGILNSYQHFTAPAIGSVVYNLGIILGGLFCSHYLKLGITGFAIGVVLGAILNFLVQLPALLKIGLHYQWIMDLKHPGVKKIGTLLLPVLIGLSVTHFNLFVNQNLGSNLPRGMISALRVAQRIMQLPIGVFAVAIAVAVFPTLTGQAARKERAEFKKAMSLGVRTIFLITIPAAVGLIVLRVPIVRLLFEQGRFTSEDTEATAMALLFYCLGLFAYAALQLLNRVFYALQDTVTPVLVGIFTIVLNIVLNFALIGPLGHKGLALAYSLAGMVNMLVLFFVFRKKAGPFDGRKIVHSFLLTLGISGVMGLVVRFTAGKLTLWFDLATKTGQLLQVGISILVGVIVFAGLVFVLDMEEGDWARRILLRRFKKASG, encoded by the coding sequence ATGAAAGGGGGGGGTAGGGTGTCCTCTACTGGTAGGAAAGTTGCCAAGGCTGCGGGTATTTTAATGGTGGCCATGATTTTTTCGCGTATTTTGGGTTATGTACGCGATATGGTCATTTATGCTTATTTTGGGCAGAATAATCTGACCGATGCTTATAATGCGGCCTTTTCGATTCCTGATTTTCTATATTATTTATTGGTGGGTGGAGCCTTAAGTTCTGCTTTTATTCCCGTCTTTGCTGGTTATATTGCTACTGATGAGGAAGAAGAGGGCTGGCGAGTTGCCAGTACAATTTTTAATCTAGTAATTATTGTAATGTTGGGGGCAATTGTTTTAGGTCTCATTTTTACACCCAGTTTAATTCGTTTGTTAGTGCCTGGATTTAGTTCAGCAGATATTGCTTTAACGGTTAAAATGACACGGATTATGTTTTTACAAACTTTTTTTATGGCTTTAAACGGAATTTCAATGGGAATTCTGAATTCATATCAGCATTTTACAGCTCCGGCTATAGGTTCTGTTGTTTATAATCTGGGTATTATTTTAGGAGGTCTTTTTTGTTCACATTATTTAAAATTGGGAATTACGGGTTTTGCCATAGGAGTAGTTTTGGGAGCTATTTTAAACTTTTTAGTGCAATTACCGGCATTGTTAAAAATTGGCTTGCATTATCAGTGGATAATGGATTTAAAGCATCCTGGGGTAAAAAAAATTGGCACTTTACTTTTACCGGTTTTAATAGGTTTATCGGTAACCCATTTTAATCTGTTTGTTAATCAAAATTTGGGCTCTAATTTACCGCGGGGAATGATTTCCGCTCTACGGGTAGCTCAAAGGATTATGCAGTTGCCTATCGGAGTATTTGCTGTGGCTATTGCCGTGGCCGTATTTCCTACTTTAACTGGACAAGCAGCTCGAAAGGAAAGAGCAGAATTTAAAAAGGCGATGTCCCTAGGTGTGCGGACCATCTTTTTGATAACAATTCCGGCTGCGGTAGGGTTAATCGTTTTACGGGTGCCTATTGTGCGATTATTGTTTGAACAGGGGCGTTTTACATCTGAGGATACAGAAGCTACCGCTATGGCATTATTATTTTATTGTTTAGGACTATTTGCCTATGCGGCTTTACAGTTACTTAATCGAGTTTTTTATGCCCTACAGGATACAGTAACTCCGGTACTGGTGGGTATTTTTACGATTGTTTTAAATATTGTGCTTAATTTTGCTTTAATTGGGCCTTTAGGACATAAAGGACTGGCCCTGGCTTATTCTTTAGCTGGAATGGTAAATATGTTGGTTCTCTTTTTTGTTTTTCGTAAAAAGGCAGGACCTTTTGATGGCCGTAAAATAGTGCATTCTTTTCTTCTTACTTTGGGAATTTCCGGGGTAATGGGATTGGTAGTTAGGTTTACAGCCGGAAAATTGACCCTCTGGTTTGATTTGGCCACTAAAACAGGTCAATTATTACAAGTGGGAATTAGTATTTTGGTGGGAGTAATTGTTTTTGCTGGTTTGGTTTTTGTTTTAGATATGGAAGAAGGGGATTGGGCACGTCGTATTTTACTAAGGCGTTTTAAAAAGGCTTCTGGATAA
- the lepA gene encoding elongation factor 4, which translates to MKQKYIRNFCIIAHIDHGKSTLADRLLEYTGALTEREMTEQVLDKMDLEKERGITIKLKAVRMKYQAEDGEEYLFNLIDTPGHVDFTYEVSRSLAACEGALLVVDAAQGIEAQTLANLYLALEHDLAIIPVINKIDLPGAEPERVRKEIEEVIGLDGETAILASAKEGKGIAEILEAIVKQIPAPGGASKAPLQALIFDSHFDVYKGAIPYLRVFDGSLKKGMQISLMSTGKTFEVTEVGVFTPAPQIVEELTAGMVGFLAASIKNVQDTRVGDTITTAANPASEPLPGYRQATPMVYCGLYPLDTGAYENLREALEKLKLNDASLEFAPETSAALGFGFRCGFLGLLHMEIIRERLEREYDLELLTTAPSVVYQVLKTDGEMILVDNPLELPPLQEIVEIAEPYVQATIMVPNDFVGPVMELAQGKRGNFITMQYLSPLRVMLKYALPLSEIIYDFFDQLKSRTRGYASLDYEFADYRVSPLVKLDVLLNNEIVDALSLIVHQEQAYSRGRALVEKLRRLIPRQMFEVPIQAAVGNRVIARETVKALRKNVLDKCYGGDVTRKRKLLERQKEGKKRMKQIGNVEIPTEAFMAVLSLDEE; encoded by the coding sequence ATGAAGCAAAAATATATCCGTAATTTTTGTATTATTGCACATATTGATCATGGGAAATCTACTTTGGCTGATCGGCTTTTGGAATATACTGGGGCCTTGACTGAAAGGGAAATGACCGAACAGGTGTTAGATAAAATGGATTTAGAAAAAGAACGGGGAATTACCATTAAATTAAAGGCCGTAAGAATGAAATATCAAGCTGAAGATGGAGAAGAGTATTTATTTAATTTAATCGATACCCCAGGTCATGTGGATTTTACCTATGAAGTGTCACGCAGTTTGGCAGCTTGTGAAGGTGCCTTATTGGTTGTTGATGCTGCTCAGGGAATCGAAGCTCAGACTTTGGCTAATCTTTATTTAGCTTTAGAGCATGATTTAGCTATTATTCCCGTAATTAATAAAATTGATTTGCCAGGTGCCGAGCCGGAAAGAGTTAGAAAAGAAATAGAAGAGGTAATAGGTCTTGATGGGGAAACAGCTATTTTGGCTTCAGCTAAAGAAGGTAAAGGCATTGCGGAAATTTTAGAGGCAATTGTCAAACAAATTCCTGCTCCAGGGGGAGCAAGTAAGGCACCTTTGCAAGCCCTAATATTTGATTCCCATTTTGATGTATACAAAGGGGCCATTCCCTATTTACGTGTTTTTGATGGTTCATTAAAAAAAGGAATGCAAATTTCCTTAATGTCTACAGGTAAAACATTTGAGGTTACTGAAGTGGGGGTTTTTACTCCTGCACCACAAATAGTGGAAGAATTAACTGCTGGTATGGTGGGTTTTTTGGCGGCTTCCATAAAAAATGTACAAGATACTCGGGTAGGGGATACTATTACTACAGCTGCTAACCCGGCAAGTGAACCCCTGCCGGGTTATCGACAAGCTACCCCCATGGTTTATTGTGGATTATATCCTTTAGATACAGGTGCTTATGAAAATTTACGGGAGGCTTTGGAAAAATTAAAATTAAATGATGCCTCTTTGGAATTTGCTCCGGAAACCTCGGCTGCCTTGGGGTTCGGTTTCCGCTGTGGTTTTTTAGGATTACTGCATATGGAAATTATTCGAGAACGTTTGGAAAGAGAATATGATTTAGAATTATTGACTACAGCCCCTAGTGTTGTTTATCAAGTTTTAAAAACAGATGGTGAAATGATTTTGGTGGATAATCCTTTGGAGCTTCCCCCTTTACAAGAAATTGTGGAAATAGCTGAACCCTATGTACAAGCTACAATCATGGTGCCTAATGATTTTGTAGGACCAGTAATGGAGCTCGCTCAAGGTAAAAGAGGAAATTTTATTACCATGCAGTATCTTTCACCATTAAGAGTAATGCTAAAATATGCTTTACCTTTAAGTGAAATAATTTATGATTTTTTTGATCAATTAAAATCACGAACAAGAGGTTATGCTTCTTTGGATTATGAGTTTGCTGATTATCGTGTTTCACCTTTGGTAAAATTGGATGTTTTATTAAATAATGAAATTGTTGATGCTTTATCGTTAATTGTTCACCAAGAACAAGCCTACAGTCGAGGACGGGCTTTAGTTGAAAAATTAAGGCGTTTAATTCCGCGGCAAATGTTTGAGGTACCTATTCAAGCAGCAGTGGGGAATCGTGTTATTGCTCGAGAAACTGTCAAGGCTTTACGTAAAAATGTATTGGATAAATGTTATGGAGGCGATGTAACTCGTAAACGTAAATTATTGGAAAGACAAAAAGAAGGTAAAAAACGCATGAAGCAAATTGGTAATGTGGAAATACCTACGGAAGCATTTATGGCGGTTTTAAGTTTGGATGAGGAATAA